From Psychroflexus torquis ATCC 700755, the proteins below share one genomic window:
- a CDS encoding PIG-L family deacetylase has protein sequence MTKTLLCSIFLFLNAVCYSQTPQKLASSEIYQQIKSLNFLGNVLYIAAHPDDENTSLITYFSKKRYAKTTYLSLTRGDGGQNLMGSELSEKLGMIRTQELLKARTIDGGQQWFSRAIDFGYSKTPEETLNIWDKEKILSDVVWAIRTHRPDIIINRFNHRTSGGTHGHHTSSAILSTEAFDLAGQSNKYTSQLGLVEPWSPKRAFFNTSWWFYGSQEAFDKADKTNFIELEINAFYPLEGLSNNEISALSRSQHKSQGFGNTGSRGEKTEYIELIKGEKLAGNDPFHGIDTSWSRIPKGKAIGDILYKVEEDFDFKQPWKVIPQLLEAEQLIHSIEDEFWRSQKSKHIQSVIQACLGLFVEVQSGIAYANPGDAIEIEMELINRSPIDIQLKYVSLGGKPINVKQTVLENNNDVRFSTVFNLSSEENYTTPYWLKEKAKLGIYKVENRALIGLPESPKPIQFTFNFEIEGKSFTLKKPLIYKYNDPVKGEVYQNFEILPEASLGFDKSVYVFKNSETKIIQVNVKAFKESVVGQLKLNLPNKWKISPNSHEVSLNTKGESKSFNFEITPSSISEAMISPELKLSKTTLNKSVTTIEYDHIGAHNLIEDASAKLVNLDIKLSQKRIAYISGAGSSVASNLKDLGFYVKEFLPTDLTQEKLKDFDVVIMGIRAYNIHESLAYKQSFIFEFVQNGGTIIVQYNTNRGLKTDEIAPFPMQMSRDRVTEETAEVRFLNPKHRVLNIPNKIDKSDFEGWVQERGLYFPDQWSEKLTPILSMNDKDETPKEGSILVGKYGKGHYIYTGLSFFRELPAGVPGAYKLLSNLISIE, from the coding sequence ATGACAAAAACATTATTATGCAGTATTTTTTTATTTTTAAATGCAGTATGCTATAGCCAAACCCCACAAAAGCTAGCCTCTTCAGAAATATACCAACAGATAAAATCACTCAATTTTCTAGGCAATGTTTTGTATATCGCAGCTCATCCCGATGATGAAAACACAAGCTTAATTACTTATTTTTCTAAAAAGCGCTATGCCAAAACCACCTATCTATCGCTCACTCGTGGTGATGGAGGCCAGAATTTGATGGGTTCTGAGCTTAGTGAAAAGCTGGGTATGATTCGCACACAAGAATTACTGAAAGCGAGAACTATAGATGGAGGACAACAGTGGTTCTCTAGAGCTATAGATTTCGGCTATTCAAAAACGCCAGAAGAAACTTTAAACATCTGGGATAAAGAAAAAATACTTTCTGATGTTGTGTGGGCTATAAGAACACATCGACCAGATATCATTATCAACCGTTTTAATCATAGGACTTCTGGAGGCACTCATGGTCACCATACCTCATCTGCTATACTTAGTACTGAAGCATTCGATCTTGCTGGTCAAAGCAATAAATACACTTCTCAATTAGGACTGGTTGAACCTTGGTCTCCAAAAAGAGCTTTCTTTAATACCTCTTGGTGGTTCTATGGAAGTCAGGAAGCATTTGACAAAGCCGATAAAACTAATTTTATTGAACTGGAGATCAATGCTTTTTATCCTTTAGAAGGTTTATCCAATAATGAAATTTCTGCTTTAAGTAGAAGTCAGCATAAATCTCAAGGCTTTGGAAATACAGGGTCTAGGGGAGAGAAGACGGAATACATTGAATTAATAAAAGGTGAAAAACTTGCAGGAAATGATCCTTTTCATGGAATCGATACGTCTTGGAGTCGTATTCCAAAAGGAAAAGCTATTGGGGATATTCTATATAAGGTTGAAGAAGATTTTGACTTTAAACAACCCTGGAAGGTTATTCCTCAATTGCTAGAGGCAGAACAACTTATCCATTCTATTGAGGATGAGTTTTGGAGATCTCAAAAAAGCAAGCATATTCAATCTGTCATCCAAGCTTGCTTAGGTCTTTTCGTAGAAGTCCAAAGTGGAATAGCCTATGCCAATCCCGGTGATGCTATTGAGATTGAAATGGAACTCATAAACAGAAGCCCAATTGATATTCAATTAAAGTATGTTTCACTCGGAGGAAAACCTATCAACGTTAAGCAAACTGTGCTCGAAAACAATAATGACGTCAGATTTTCGACAGTGTTCAACTTGAGTTCAGAAGAAAATTACACTACACCTTATTGGCTAAAGGAAAAAGCAAAATTAGGTATTTATAAGGTTGAGAATAGGGCTCTCATAGGTTTACCAGAATCGCCAAAACCTATTCAATTTACATTCAATTTTGAGATTGAAGGAAAATCCTTTACTCTTAAAAAACCTCTAATTTACAAGTACAACGATCCAGTGAAAGGAGAGGTGTATCAGAATTTTGAAATCCTACCTGAAGCCTCTTTGGGTTTTGATAAGTCAGTTTATGTCTTCAAAAATTCTGAAACCAAGATCATTCAAGTCAACGTCAAAGCCTTCAAAGAATCGGTTGTTGGGCAACTCAAATTAAATCTTCCAAATAAATGGAAAATCTCGCCCAACTCGCATGAGGTTAGTTTAAACACTAAAGGTGAAAGCAAAAGCTTCAATTTTGAAATTACTCCTTCGTCAATTTCTGAAGCAATGATTTCTCCCGAATTAAAACTCTCTAAAACCACCTTAAACAAATCAGTTACCACCATAGAATACGATCACATTGGGGCACATAACCTTATTGAAGATGCCTCCGCAAAACTGGTGAATCTAGATATCAAACTTAGCCAAAAACGCATAGCTTATATTTCTGGAGCAGGTTCTAGTGTAGCTTCCAACTTAAAGGATCTGGGCTTTTACGTAAAAGAATTTTTACCTACTGATCTTACTCAAGAAAAGCTTAAAGATTTTGACGTCGTCATCATGGGCATAAGAGCATACAATATCCATGAATCCTTGGCCTACAAACAATCCTTTATATTTGAATTTGTGCAAAATGGAGGGACTATAATTGTTCAATACAACACCAATAGAGGTTTAAAAACAGATGAGATTGCCCCTTTTCCTATGCAAATGTCACGGGATCGGGTGACCGAAGAAACAGCTGAAGTTAGATTTTTAAACCCCAAGCATAGGGTTTTGAATATCCCCAACAAAATCGACAAGTCAGATTTTGAAGGTTGGGTACAAGAGCGAGGACTTTATTTTCCTGACCAATGGTCGGAAAAGTTAACCCCCATCCTCTCCATGAATGATAAGGACGAAACCCCAAAAGAGGGAAGTATTCTTGTGGGTAAGTATGGGAAAGGTCATTATATTTATACAGGCTTAAGTTTCTTTAGAGAATTACCCGCGGGTGTTCCAGGGGCTTATAAGCTGCTCTCTAACTTAATTTCCATAGAATAG
- the kdsA gene encoding 3-deoxy-8-phosphooctulonate synthase → MDLQLIPKLKHTNSYNFFLLAGPCAIESEDMAMRIAERILEITDKLEIPFVFKGSFKKANRSRIDSFTGIGDEKALEILKKVSEKFDVPTVTDIHQESDAAMAAKYVDILQIPAFLVRQTDLLVAAAETGKVINLKKGQFMSPESMQHATQKIKDSGNDKVMITDRGTMFGYQDLIVDFRGIPTMRRYASTVLDVTHSLQQPNQSSGVTGGRPEMIETIARAGIVNNVDGLFIETHFNPSEAKSDGANMLNIDLLEGILTRLVKIRQTINQF, encoded by the coding sequence ATGGATTTGCAACTTATTCCTAAACTTAAACATACCAACTCCTACAACTTTTTCTTATTAGCTGGACCTTGTGCTATAGAAAGTGAAGATATGGCTATGAGAATTGCCGAACGCATCTTGGAAATTACTGATAAACTAGAAATCCCTTTTGTATTCAAAGGCTCTTTTAAGAAAGCAAATCGAAGTAGAATAGATAGCTTTACAGGAATAGGGGATGAAAAAGCCTTAGAAATCCTCAAAAAAGTAAGTGAAAAGTTTGATGTACCGACAGTCACAGATATTCACCAAGAAAGTGACGCTGCTATGGCAGCAAAGTATGTGGACATTTTACAAATTCCTGCTTTCCTAGTGCGTCAAACTGATTTGCTAGTCGCAGCAGCAGAAACAGGTAAGGTCATCAATCTTAAAAAAGGACAATTTATGAGTCCTGAGAGTATGCAGCATGCAACACAAAAGATAAAGGATTCTGGCAATGATAAAGTGATGATTACAGATCGTGGAACCATGTTTGGGTATCAAGACTTAATTGTAGATTTTAGAGGTATTCCAACGATGCGGCGTTATGCTTCAACAGTTTTAGATGTTACCCATTCTTTACAACAACCCAACCAATCTTCTGGAGTTACTGGAGGAAGGCCCGAAATGATTGAAACCATTGCTAGAGCTGGAATAGTCAATAATGTAGATGGACTGTTCATTGAAACTCACTTTAATCCAAGCGAAGCTAAAAGTGATGGCGCCAATATGCTCAATATAGATTTGCTAGAAGGGATTCTAACACGTTTGGTTAAAATAAGACAAACTATCAACCAATTTTAA
- the xseB gene encoding exodeoxyribonuclease VII small subunit, whose protein sequence is MEKIKNYETALSELKTIVSKIENDSVSVDELTKKVERASELMKYCKTVLTKTETEVNSALDDMVDLNEDSND, encoded by the coding sequence ATGGAAAAAATTAAAAATTACGAAACTGCTTTAAGCGAACTAAAAACTATAGTTTCCAAGATCGAAAATGACTCAGTGTCTGTAGACGAACTTACCAAAAAGGTAGAACGAGCTTCGGAGTTGATGAAGTATTGCAAAACAGTTTTGACCAAAACCGAGACCGAAGTCAATTCTGCTCTGGATGATATGGTGGATCTAAACGAGGACTCCAACGATTAA
- a CDS encoding mechanosensitive ion channel domain-containing protein: MLETLFFQHESQIIWTAIVVFLILLLRFTLKQSAKRIAKRDELNFVRTRLIFKYINVLVFFIAVFGLLLIWGVEIRELALVFSSVFAVLGLALFAIWSVLSNITSGIIMFFSFPYKLGDKIKIHDKDFPIEGIIEDIKAFQLHLRTDEDELVTYPNNLILQKPVTLLKKDALLDKPDYGDR, translated from the coding sequence ATGCTTGAAACTCTTTTTTTTCAACATGAGTCCCAAATCATCTGGACTGCTATAGTTGTATTTCTTATTTTATTATTAAGGTTTACCTTAAAGCAATCTGCAAAGCGAATCGCAAAACGAGATGAACTCAATTTTGTAAGAACTCGACTCATTTTTAAGTACATTAATGTGTTGGTGTTTTTTATAGCTGTGTTCGGGCTTTTACTCATCTGGGGAGTAGAAATAAGAGAACTTGCGCTCGTTTTTTCTTCTGTTTTTGCCGTATTAGGTCTTGCCCTTTTTGCAATTTGGTCTGTGTTGAGCAATATAACTTCTGGTATTATTATGTTTTTTTCTTTTCCATACAAATTAGGAGATAAAATTAAAATCCACGATAAAGACTTTCCCATTGAAGGGATCATAGAAGATATAAAAGCCTTTCAACTTCACTTGCGTACAGATGAAGACGAACTGGTGACCTATCCCAATAATTTAATCCTACAAAAACCAGTAACCCTGCTTAAGAAAGATGCCCTTCTGGACAAGCCTGACTACGGAGATCGTTAA
- a CDS encoding Rossmann-like and DUF2520 domain-containing protein, producing the protein MYSIVILGSGNVATHMFQALQSSKTCSVIQVYNHKRSSLLKFENSVPLTTDISALKPADLYLICLKDDVIESTAEQIKTKAGIIAHTSGNQGLLTSPKNSGVFYPLQTFSKTSELDYSTIPFCLEANSEENLSLLKSIALSISQHQYEISTTQRQTLHLAAVFVCNFTNHLYAIGEDICLQDDIPFDILKALIKETSDKVQSQSPSEVQTGPAVRNDEKTITNHLKQLNSKDYKAIYNLMTTSILKKHDKL; encoded by the coding sequence ATGTATTCAATAGTTATTTTAGGGAGCGGTAATGTGGCAACTCATATGTTTCAGGCTCTTCAATCTTCCAAAACTTGTTCAGTTATTCAGGTTTATAACCATAAAAGAAGTTCCCTTTTGAAGTTTGAAAACTCAGTTCCCCTTACAACTGATATTTCTGCTTTAAAACCTGCAGACCTCTATCTCATTTGTCTTAAAGATGATGTCATAGAGTCTACTGCTGAACAAATTAAAACTAAAGCTGGAATTATTGCACATACCTCAGGAAATCAAGGCCTGTTAACCTCTCCTAAAAATTCCGGTGTTTTCTATCCGCTTCAGACCTTTTCAAAGACGTCTGAACTAGACTATTCTACAATTCCATTTTGCCTCGAAGCTAATTCAGAAGAAAATTTATCGCTTTTGAAATCTATAGCCTTAAGCATTTCTCAACACCAGTATGAAATTAGTACCACACAAAGGCAAACCTTACATTTGGCTGCTGTGTTTGTCTGTAATTTCACAAATCACCTGTATGCGATTGGAGAAGATATCTGTCTACAAGATGATATCCCATTTGATATTTTGAAGGCCTTGATTAAAGAAACTTCAGATAAAGTTCAATCTCAATCACCATCTGAAGTGCAGACAGGACCAGCTGTAAGGAATGATGAAAAAACAATAACAAATCATTTGAAACAATTAAATTCAAAAGATTACAAAGCAATTTATAACCTAATGACAACCTCTATATTAAAAAAGCATGACAAACTATAA
- a CDS encoding geranylgeranylglycerol-phosphate geranylgeranyltransferase has protein sequence MAMTIRYALLPGFGQKPSIGLPYYLLLILTVVCLAAAGHIINAIFNVTTDSINKPNKIIIDQVIKRRIAFKLYFGLNVLGLFTILFILLSNPSKSLWIVFSICVLSPIALAIYSIWLKKIALLGNILISILVGASIFCFGLALVDNDQSPVFYFTILTYALLGFSLNLSRELIKDVEDLRGDYYCKMKTLPILIGRKRSNHIIFGLLTFTILILLTILLNYFLSLNIFIFYVFVFVLIPLILISKRILKAKNQKDYTSISFHLKLVFLIGISSMFTFLNL, from the coding sequence ATGGCTATGACGATAAGGTATGCTCTGCTGCCTGGTTTTGGACAAAAACCTAGTATTGGCCTTCCTTATTATTTACTTCTAATTCTAACTGTAGTGTGCCTTGCAGCAGCAGGACATATTATTAACGCTATTTTTAATGTGACCACAGATAGCATCAATAAGCCAAATAAGATTATCATCGATCAAGTTATAAAACGAAGAATAGCTTTTAAACTATATTTTGGACTCAATGTCTTGGGACTTTTCACGATACTGTTTATTCTCCTCTCGAATCCTTCTAAAAGCTTGTGGATTGTTTTTAGCATTTGTGTTTTATCACCCATAGCCCTTGCTATTTACTCTATTTGGTTAAAAAAAATAGCGCTTCTTGGAAATATCCTCATTAGCATACTTGTGGGAGCTAGTATTTTCTGCTTTGGGCTAGCTCTTGTAGATAATGACCAAAGCCCTGTGTTTTACTTTACTATTCTAACGTATGCTCTTTTAGGCTTTAGCTTAAATTTGAGCAGGGAATTGATAAAGGATGTAGAAGATCTAAGAGGCGATTATTACTGCAAGATGAAAACTTTACCTATTTTGATTGGTAGAAAAAGATCTAACCACATAATTTTTGGACTTCTAACATTTACTATTTTAATACTTCTTACGATTCTGCTTAATTACTTTTTATCACTCAACATTTTTATATTTTATGTATTTGTATTTGTTCTTATTCCTCTCATCCTTATTTCTAAACGAATTCTGAAAGCCAAAAATCAAAAGGATTACACTAGCATTAGTTTCCATTTGAAACTCGTATTTTTGATTGGTATTTCTTCTATGTTCACATTTTTAAACCTATGA
- a CDS encoding KdsC family phosphatase codes for MTNYKELLNHITTFAFDVDGVFTNGTLQISSSGELLRTMNVKDGFVVKEALKAGYEIIVISGGTNEMVKTRLKDLGITNIHLGVADKVECLNEFLEVYNIKPEAVAYMGDDVPDVYPMKMVGLPTCPQDAVPEIKAVSAYISHKNGGDGCVRDLIEQVMKAQGKWKF; via the coding sequence ATGACAAACTATAAAGAATTACTCAACCACATTACCACTTTCGCCTTTGATGTTGACGGTGTTTTCACCAATGGCACTCTTCAGATTTCCTCTTCTGGGGAACTCCTTAGGACTATGAATGTAAAAGATGGTTTTGTAGTAAAAGAAGCCCTAAAAGCAGGATACGAGATCATAGTAATTTCTGGAGGAACCAATGAAATGGTAAAGACTAGGCTTAAAGATTTGGGTATAACCAATATTCATCTAGGAGTTGCAGATAAAGTGGAATGCTTAAATGAATTTCTAGAGGTGTATAACATCAAACCAGAAGCGGTCGCCTATATGGGAGACGATGTCCCAGATGTATATCCTATGAAAATGGTGGGTTTACCAACTTGTCCTCAGGATGCAGTTCCAGAAATAAAAGCAGTCTCTGCCTATATCTCTCATAAAAATGGCGGCGATGGATGCGTAAGAGATCTCATTGAGCAGGTGATGAAGGCTCAGGGGAAGTGGAAATTTTAG
- a CDS encoding Maf family nucleotide pyrophosphatase — MILENLKQKRIILASGSPRRQEILTSIGVDFEVELRSVDEVFSETLQHHEISDYLAQLKADQFQNLKSDDIVITGDTIVWHQDKALNKPQNRNEAIEMLSSLSGTAHEVISSVCIKTQDKTETLYDSTEVTFKALSKDEISYYIDTYSPYDKAGAYGIQEWIGQIGISEIKGSFYTVMGFPIHLVYSELSNLK, encoded by the coding sequence ATGATTTTAGAAAATTTAAAACAAAAGCGCATAATTTTAGCATCAGGATCCCCAAGGCGGCAGGAAATCTTGACCTCCATAGGTGTGGATTTTGAGGTAGAATTACGGTCAGTTGATGAAGTGTTTAGCGAGACCTTACAACATCATGAGATCAGTGATTATTTAGCTCAGTTGAAAGCAGATCAATTTCAAAATTTAAAATCAGACGATATAGTCATTACTGGAGATACCATTGTTTGGCATCAAGACAAGGCGCTGAATAAACCTCAAAACAGAAATGAGGCTATCGAAATGCTGAGTTCCCTCTCCGGCACAGCTCATGAGGTAATTTCTTCGGTTTGTATAAAAACCCAAGACAAAACTGAAACCCTCTATGATTCTACAGAAGTTACCTTTAAAGCTCTTTCGAAGGATGAAATCTCGTACTATATCGACACCTATTCGCCTTATGATAAGGCAGGAGCCTATGGCATCCAAGAATGGATAGGTCAGATTGGTATTTCAGAAATAAAAGGCTCGTTTTATACCGTTATGGGGTTTCCAATTCATTTAGTATATTCTGAATTATCGAACTTAAAATAA
- a CDS encoding sodium:solute symporter, which produces MEVLDFIILFGTLAFIVIYGSLKSRKNENVNDFIRGGNKSEWWTVGLSVMATQASAITFLSTPGQAFHDGMGFVQFYFGLPIAIIIICVVFLPIYHRLKVYTAYEYLESRFDLKTRTLTASLFLIQRSLAAGITIYAPSIILSAVLGWNLLYLNIIIGILVIIYTVTGGTQAVNVTQKQQMAVILIGMIIAFIMIFSFLPEDITFNKAMKIAGANNKLDVLDFSFSFDNRYTFWSGIIGGTFLALSYFGTDQSQVQRYLSGRSLRESQMGLIFNGILKVPLQFFILLIGVMVFVFYQFNYSPINFNPAGKIAVEESEYASEFETLETQLKSVQDKKKNLANQFSMDVSEIESQNLQSKLKNLNTQEVRLRDDAKTIISKVDSKIETNDKDYVFIHFILNNLPRGLVGLLLAVILSAAMSSTASELNALASTTTIDLYRRNRTPEMSERHYLYSTKWFTLGWGIFAIIVACTANLFDNLIQLVNIIGSIFYGNVLGIFLLAFFITYVKSRAVFIAAIITQIIVIYGYFNDWMPYLWLNLFGCGLVVMIAILLQALTKKPTQNIESVQG; this is translated from the coding sequence ATGGAAGTTTTAGATTTTATTATTCTTTTTGGAACCCTCGCTTTTATTGTTATTTATGGCAGCTTAAAGTCCCGAAAAAATGAAAATGTTAACGATTTCATTAGAGGTGGTAATAAATCGGAGTGGTGGACTGTTGGGTTGTCTGTAATGGCAACACAAGCAAGTGCAATAACTTTTTTGTCTACACCAGGACAAGCCTTTCATGATGGAATGGGCTTTGTTCAGTTTTATTTTGGTTTGCCTATTGCTATCATTATTATCTGCGTGGTCTTTCTTCCGATTTACCACCGTCTTAAGGTATATACAGCTTATGAATATCTGGAGTCTCGCTTCGATTTAAAAACAAGGACTCTCACAGCAAGTTTGTTTTTAATACAACGAAGTTTAGCTGCAGGTATCACTATATACGCACCTTCTATCATACTTTCAGCTGTTTTAGGGTGGAATTTATTATATCTCAATATCATTATTGGTATACTCGTGATCATCTATACCGTTACAGGTGGAACCCAAGCCGTAAATGTGACTCAAAAGCAACAAATGGCTGTTATCTTGATTGGAATGATCATCGCTTTTATAATGATTTTTTCTTTTCTGCCAGAAGATATCACTTTCAATAAAGCCATGAAAATCGCTGGAGCTAACAACAAGTTAGATGTCCTTGACTTTTCATTTAGCTTTGATAATCGATACACATTTTGGAGTGGAATTATTGGAGGCACTTTCTTAGCTCTTTCCTATTTTGGAACAGACCAAAGTCAAGTCCAGCGTTATCTCTCCGGGAGGAGTTTAAGGGAAAGCCAAATGGGACTTATCTTCAATGGAATTTTAAAAGTGCCGTTACAGTTTTTTATCTTATTGATTGGCGTGATGGTATTTGTGTTTTACCAATTCAATTACTCTCCGATCAACTTTAACCCAGCAGGAAAAATTGCAGTTGAAGAGTCCGAATATGCGTCAGAATTTGAAACCTTAGAAACGCAACTTAAATCTGTTCAGGATAAAAAGAAGAACTTGGCCAATCAGTTTTCTATGGACGTTTCAGAAATCGAAAGTCAAAACCTACAGAGTAAATTAAAAAATCTCAACACTCAAGAAGTTCGGCTTAGAGATGATGCGAAAACCATAATATCTAAAGTGGATAGTAAAATTGAAACCAATGACAAAGATTATGTTTTCATTCACTTTATCCTCAATAATTTACCTAGGGGTTTGGTGGGCTTGCTTCTTGCCGTGATTCTATCAGCAGCAATGTCCTCAACAGCTTCAGAATTGAATGCTTTAGCTTCCACGACGACAATTGATTTGTATAGAAGAAATAGAACTCCTGAAATGAGTGAAAGGCATTACTTATATTCTACAAAGTGGTTTACACTTGGCTGGGGAATCTTTGCTATTATAGTCGCGTGCACTGCCAATTTATTTGACAACCTGATCCAACTTGTAAATATTATAGGCTCCATCTTTTATGGCAATGTATTGGGTATATTCTTGCTTGCCTTTTTCATAACGTATGTGAAGAGCAGAGCTGTTTTTATCGCTGCCATCATTACTCAAATTATCGTTATTTATGGCTATTTTAATGACTGGATGCCCTATTTATGGCTGAATTTATTTGGCTGTGGATTGGTTGTTATGATTGCTATTCTCCTACAAGCGCTCACAAAAAAACCGACTCAAAACATTGAGTCGGTTCAAGGATAA
- a CDS encoding DUF2911 domain-containing protein yields the protein MKTFLTALVLTFSMSIFAQLEAPQPSPNSNTTQMVGLSEVSIAYSRPSANERAVFGNLVPFNKRWRTGANENTIITFSTDVKIGEQALEAGSYAVYSTPKKESWDVFFYEDTDNWGLPKTWNEDAVAAMVNVPVKSLNHMVETLSIDLGALRMDKAHLQMSWEKTMVEVPISFPTDDLVMESVTAIMSGPSANDYFDSAIYYLNAGKDMNKAEEWMEKGMVMVEVKPFWMLRQQSLIYAANGKKDKAIVTAKASLEGAKKAGNADYIKMNEDSLKEWNAK from the coding sequence ATGAAAACATTTTTAACAGCCTTAGTGCTAACGTTCTCCATGTCCATTTTTGCTCAATTGGAGGCTCCACAACCAAGTCCAAATTCGAACACAACCCAAATGGTTGGTTTGTCTGAAGTATCAATTGCTTACTCTAGACCTTCTGCAAATGAAAGAGCTGTGTTTGGAAATCTTGTTCCTTTCAATAAGCGATGGAGGACAGGGGCCAATGAAAATACAATCATCACTTTTTCTACGGACGTAAAAATTGGTGAACAAGCTTTAGAAGCTGGAAGTTATGCGGTCTACAGTACTCCTAAAAAAGAGAGTTGGGATGTCTTTTTTTATGAAGACACAGACAATTGGGGCTTGCCAAAAACATGGAATGAAGATGCTGTAGCTGCTATGGTAAATGTCCCTGTAAAATCATTAAACCATATGGTTGAAACTCTAAGTATCGATTTAGGAGCTTTACGGATGGATAAAGCACATCTTCAGATGTCTTGGGAGAAGACAATGGTTGAAGTACCAATCAGTTTCCCAACAGATGATCTTGTTATGGAAAGTGTAACCGCTATAATGAGTGGTCCATCCGCTAACGATTATTTCGATTCTGCCATATATTACCTCAATGCTGGTAAGGATATGAATAAAGCAGAAGAGTGGATGGAAAAGGGAATGGTTATGGTTGAAGTTAAACCATTTTGGATGCTAAGACAGCAGTCATTGATCTATGCTGCCAATGGTAAAAAAGATAAAGCTATAGTAACCGCTAAAGCCTCTTTGGAAGGTGCTAAAAAAGCTGGGAATGCAGATTATATTAAGATGAACGAAGATTCTTTAAAAGAATGGAACGCTAAATAG